From Arachis stenosperma cultivar V10309 chromosome 2, arast.V10309.gnm1.PFL2, whole genome shotgun sequence, one genomic window encodes:
- the LOC130960620 gene encoding pentatricopeptide repeat-containing protein At1g74900, mitochondrial-like, whose translation MLTRAPPKPRKPKTSFSLPPRTFSSCTHCPSPPQPAAEEDANAVAKLVLQSDPKTLSEALAKPTFQWSPHLVDRVLKLLWNHGPKALQFFNALFRHPTYVHSPSSFDHAVDIAARMRDYQAAWALVVRMRSLRIGPTSKTLAILAERYASAGKAHRAVNVFLSMHHHGCRQDLASFNTILDILCKSRRVEMAHNLFKTFRSRFNCDSVTYNIIANGWCLIKRPPMALQVFKEMVERGIMPTLVTYNIILKGYFMTRQLNEAWEFFLEMKRRKCEIDVVTYTTMIYGFGVAGEVKKSKRIFDEMVGEGVVPNVATYNALVHVLCKKDNVENAVLVFEEMVVKGFVPNSVSYNAVIRGFCHAGEMERALRFMARMEKEGCQPNVQTYNVVIRYLCDAGDIEKGLELFEKMADGSCLPNLDTYNVLVSAMFVRKKSEDLMVAGKLLLEMINRGFLPRKFTFNRVLNGLVLTGNQDFAREILSMQSRCGRLPRQLKL comes from the exons atgctcaCTCGGGCACCGCCCAAACCCCGTAAACCAAAAACCTCATTCTCGCTTCCACCTCGAACATTTTCTTCCTGCACCCACTGTCCATCGCCACCCCAACCGGCAGCAGAAGAAGATGCTAATGCCGTAGCCAAACTCGTCCTCCAATCAGATCCCAAAACCCTCTCCGAAGCCCTAGCAAAGCCCACCTTCCAATGGTCCCCGCACCTTGTCGACAGGGTTTTGAAGCTTCTGTGGAACCACGGGCCCAAAGCCCTCCAATTCTTCAACGCCCTGTTCCGCCACCCGACCTACGTCCACTCTCCTTCTTCGTTTGACCACGCTGTTGACATCGCAGCACGCATGCGCGACTATCAGGCCGCGTGGGCCCTTGTGGTTCGCATGCGCTCCCTCCGCATTGGGCCCACTTCCAAGACCCTTGCCATCCTAGCCGAGCGCTATGCCTCCGCTGGAAAAGCCCATCGGGCTGTTAATGTGTTCCTGTCCATGCACCACCACGGCTGCCGCCAG GACCTTGCCTCTTTCAACACCATCCTTGACATTTTGTGCAAATCAAGGCGCGTGGAGATGGCTCATAACCTCTTCAAGACATTCAGGAGCAGGTTTAATTGTGACAGTGTCACCTATAACATAATCGCCAATGGTTGGTGCTTGATTAAGCGACCCCCTATGGCATTGCAGGTGTTTAAGGAGATGGTTGAGAGAGGCATCATGCCAACGCTGGTGACATATAACATAATCTTGAAAGGGTATTTTATGACTCGTCAATTGAATGAAGCTTGGGAGTTTTTCTTGGAGATGAAGAGGAGGAAGTGCGAGATTGATGTTGTTACATACACTACTATGATTTATGGGTTCGGGGTTGCGGGAGAGGTTAAGAAATCAAAGAGGATTTTTGATGAAATGGTTGGAGAAGGCGTTGTTCCAAATGTTGCTACTTATAATGCTTTGGTGCATGTTCTGTGCAAGAAGGATAATGTGGAGAATGCTGTCTTGGTTTTTGAAGAGATGGTGGTGAAGGGGTTTGTGCCAAATTCAGTTTCTTACAATGCTGTGATAAGAGGGTTTTGTCATGCTGGTGAGATGGAGAGGGCATTGCGGTTTATGGCTAGAATGGAGAAAGAGGGGTGTCAGCCAAATGTTCAAACGTATAATGTGGTGATTCGGTATTTATGTGATGCTGGGGATATTGAGAAGGGTTTGGAGTTGTTCGAGAAGATGGCGGATGGGTCATGCTTGCCGAATCTAGACACGTACAATGTTTTGGTTAGCGCAATGTTTGTTAGAAAGAAATCTGAGGATTTGATGGTGGCTGGAAAATTATTGTTAGAGATGATCAATAGAGGGTTTTTACCCCGGAAGTTTACTTTTAATCGTGTTCTAAATGGGCTTGTCCTAACCGGCAATCAAGATTTTGCAAGGGAGATTTTAAGTATGCAGAGCAGATGTGGTCGTCTTCCTCGTCAGTTGAAATTGTGA